The nucleotide sequence CAATTGGGCCGATTTTTTCAGTCGAATGGTCCGTATAAACTCATTGGGCGCCAAATCGGTAAGTTCCTTGATCTTTCTATACAATTTGGACGAACTCATACCCAATGCCTGACAGAGCAAGGAGGTGTTCAGGTCGCTATTGCCCATGTTCTCATGTATCAGTTCCGTCAATTTTTCCATAAAAGACTGATCTATGGGCGAATGGGTCAAGGTATTTACCTGACTTTCGATTTCTTCGGAAAACCTATTTTTCAATTCTTTTCTAGAATTGATGATGTTTTCAATCCTCGTCTTTAAAAGCGAAGGATCAAAAGGCTTGACCAAATACCCATCCGCTCCCGAGCTATATCCTTTGATCTTGTCATCGTTATCCGATAGGGCCGTTAGAAGAATGACGGGAATATGGCTTATATCGGCATCGTTCTTCAAGGCTTTACAAAATTCGAGCCCGTTCTTGACCGGCATCATAATATCGGCAATACAGATGGCGGGCTTTACCTTTAAACATACCTCTAGCCCCTTCTTCCCATTTTCCGCCTCAAAGACCTTGTAGTAATCGGACAGGTAATCGACCAAATAGCTCCGCAGTTCGGCATTGTCCTCTATGATCAATATCCGCTCTTTTAAATGGGTACTTTGGATGATTTTTTTGGCGGTGATGAGCTGTGGCGACTCTTCCACGACTTGGCTTTTTTCGTAATCGAATACCTCATCGTCATCGTAGGCCTTTCGATCTATAGGAAGCTTTAAGGTAAACACACTGCCTTTGTTAAGCTCACTTTCAATCGTTATTTTTCCCTTATGCAATTCAACCAAGGCCTTTACCAAAGAAAGACCTATGCCCGATCCCGTATTAAGGCTGGTACTGTTCGGGGCTTGATAGAATCTAGAAAAAACCTTCTCTTGGCTTTCTTTGGGAATCCCGATACCATCATCACTGACTTCAACCAGAAGGTGTGCTCCGCCTTTTTCTTCCTTTACTTCTATAAAAAGGTCTACATGCCCATAACCCTGGGTGAATTTTAAGGCATTGGACAAAAGATTGTAAAGCATTTTGTCAAACTTGTCCCTATCGATATAACCTTCGATGTTTTGGTGTTCACAGATAAGATTGAAGTTTATTTTTTTGTCGTCCGCCAGTTCCTCAAAGGAGCGAAAGGTGTTTTTGGTATAAAGAAGAATATCGGTCTTGGTCACCTTCAAACGCAATTCACCGGACTGCGCCCTTCTAAAATCCAATACTTGGTTCACTAAATTCAGTAATCGATTTGCGTTTTGATGAATCAGGTTGTACCGGCTCTGCTGAAAATAATTACCGGAGTCCTTTCCATCTTCTATCAGTTGCTTTGCAGGACCGAGAATCAGTGTCAATGGAGTTCGTAACTCATGCGATATATTCGTAAAGAAACGCAGCTTTTCGTTGTTGAGTTTCTCATCGCGTTCACGTTTTACCTTCTCCATCAACCATTGTTGCTTGAGCACTATTCGTGCCCGTATCTGTTTACGGATAAGGTAGAAAGCCAGGGCCAGTACCAAAAGCATCAGAAAAAACGCTTTATATGTAAACCAAAATGGGGGAAGAATTTCAATCTGGTACGAAGACACATCGCTCCATACCCCATGACTGTTCATAGCCCTTAGCTTGAACACATAATCGCCTGAAAAAAGATTGGTATACTGAACGGTGCGTTGCCTGACATCTACGGTATTCCAGTTTTCATCGAAGCCTTCAAGAATATAACTGTATCTGTTTTGCCTTCCGTTAACGTAAGAGGGACTCGAAAAGGTAAGCGAGAAATTTTTGTTCGAATTCTCCAGTACCAGCTTTCGGCCTAAATTAATATCGGATTTCAATATTTCTTGGCCGTTGACCACCGAACCGATCTCTACCGCCTTGTTCTGTACCCGAATACTTGAGATAATAGGCTTGGGCGCGTATTCGTTCACCGAAAGTCCTTTTGGGGAAAAGGTGATTACGCCATCCTTCCCTCCTAAGTACATATGGGTCTCATCGGCATAATAGAAACCTCGTGTACTGAATATATCAAGTCGGTTTCCACTTTCGGTATGGTACAATTTCAATTCTTTTGACGCAATGTCGAGCTTCCCCAAATTATTATTGTTCATATTAAGCCACAAAAAACCATCTTTTTGGGCCACAAAATTGGTGACCCAACGGTCTTTTAGGCCATCGATATCGGTAATGGGAACAAAATCATCAAGCGAAACATCGTAGTAACAAAGTCCTTTTCGAGTAGCCGCCCAAACTTTACCGGAAACATCTATGGCTATATCGCTCACATTATTATGGGGTACTCCGATATGGTCTTCCGAACGGGCCTCAAACACCTTGACCTTCATTGACGACTTATCATAACAATAGGCGCCCATTTGGGTAGCGAACCA is from Zobellia galactanivorans and encodes:
- a CDS encoding hybrid sensor histidine kinase/response regulator transcription factor, coding for MGYRLTCIFWIIVSIWGLHGQSLKFEHYNDASGLSHNSVRHIVQDNNGFLWFGTFSGLNRFDGYEFKSYTSASPSENTIPNDDITALEFDQEANQLWIGTRNGLARFDLNTYRFKVFLPDPANVGSLQDKEIRSVHIDSFKRVWVGTKDQGLFIYDSHNESFSKVPLEGFTYIKEIFEDSKGHIWVGSYGAVGIARISLDNLGSIVQVKQYSLLPENLKESNPYINFIYEDHKADLFVGSRNGLFKLNASEDRFEDLPIEDMGVRDKLGPYFISIAKAPNGKYWLGTLGGIVQVDELEDLRKQKYQWYFSELSDDDSLVDNLVSALYFDASGVLWVGTEEGLDKYDPYENQFTYNTSISRYIDNQVPRIRDFSKTFDGKIIVATRHNGLFVSEGNRYIPLYQTAKDIASMFSIDGKVFYCGLWDGKILIYDYVRKTNKVIDVGIDKAPILAFEPLGNRHMVIGSHGEGAVVLDVKTKQVDTSFGNLLPGLDINAIKESDEKIWFATQMGAYCYDKSSMKVKVFEARSEDHIGVPHNNVSDIAIDVSGKVWAATRKGLCYYDVSLDDFVPITDIDGLKDRWVTNFVAQKDGFLWLNMNNNNLGKLDIASKELKLYHTESGNRLDIFSTRGFYYADETHMYLGGKDGVITFSPKGLSVNEYAPKPIISSIRVQNKAVEIGSVVNGQEILKSDINLGRKLVLENSNKNFSLTFSSPSYVNGRQNRYSYILEGFDENWNTVDVRQRTVQYTNLFSGDYVFKLRAMNSHGVWSDVSSYQIEILPPFWFTYKAFFLMLLVLALAFYLIRKQIRARIVLKQQWLMEKVKRERDEKLNNEKLRFFTNISHELRTPLTLILGPAKQLIEDGKDSGNYFQQSRYNLIHQNANRLLNLVNQVLDFRRAQSGELRLKVTKTDILLYTKNTFRSFEELADDKKINFNLICEHQNIEGYIDRDKFDKMLYNLLSNALKFTQGYGHVDLFIEVKEEKGGAHLLVEVSDDGIGIPKESQEKVFSRFYQAPNSTSLNTGSGIGLSLVKALVELHKGKITIESELNKGSVFTLKLPIDRKAYDDDEVFDYEKSQVVEESPQLITAKKIIQSTHLKERILIIEDNAELRSYLVDYLSDYYKVFEAENGKKGLEVCLKVKPAICIADIMMPVKNGLEFCKALKNDADISHIPVILLTALSDNDDKIKGYSSGADGYLVKPFDPSLLKTRIENIINSRKELKNRFSEEIESQVNTLTHSPIDQSFMEKLTELIHENMGNSDLNTSLLCQALGMSSSKLYRKIKELTDLAPNEFIRTIRLKKSAQLLRTKKYNVSEVTSLIGFSDPLYFSRCFKKQFGYPPSQLIK